One genomic region from Equus asinus isolate D_3611 breed Donkey chromosome 8, EquAss-T2T_v2, whole genome shotgun sequence encodes:
- the FAM8A1 gene encoding protein FAM8A1 isoform X1, with amino-acid sequence MAEGPEEARGRPPGQDDGGGDPEPVPSLRGPPAAAAPRPRDGSQAEPQVPGRPPALGLAPAAAAAEESQPPREPGKRGEAASSPGAGPQEPAGCEAPEAAAPRERPARLSAREYSRQVHEWLWQSYCGYLTWHSGLAALPAYCSPQPPTPSCLSAAGAAPPAGPQTPQLGYYNPFYFLSAAAAGPEPGAAPGVPTPAPVAGLGPRAPHGQAAVRAAPVTRVGSAAPSRAPSETGQQAGREYVIPSLAHRFMAEMVDFFILFFIKATIVLSIMHLSGIKDISKFAMHYIIEEIDEDTSMEDLQKMMAVALVYRLLVCFYEIICIWGAGGATPGKFLLGLRVVTCDTSVLIAPSRVLVIPSSNVSITTSTIRALIKNFSIASFFPAFITLLFFQHNRTAYDIVAGTIVVKRNGVR; translated from the exons ATGGCAGAGGGGCCAGAGGAAGCCCGAGGCCGCCCTCCCGGGCAGGACGACGGCGGAGGGGACCCCGAGCCCGTCCCTTCCCTGAGAGGCCCTCCTGCCGCCGCCGCCCCACGCCCCCGGGACGGGTCGCAGGCCGAGCCCCAGGTCCCGGGCCGGCCCCCCGCCCTGGGCCTCGCGCCCGCTGCGGCCGCCGCCGAGGAGTCGCAGCCGCCGCGCGAGCCCGGGAAGCGGGGGGAGGCGGCCTCCAGCCCCGGTGCGGGGCCGCAGGAGCCGGCGGGCTGCGAGGCGCCCGAGGCCGCGGCGCCCCGGGAGAGGCCGGCGCGGCTGAGCGCCCGCGAGTACTCCCGGCAGGTGCACGAGTGGCTGTGGCAGTCCTACTGCGGCTACCTCACCTGGCACAGCGGCCTGGCCGCCCTGCCCGCCTACTGCAGCCCCCAGCCGCCCACGCCGAGCTGCCTCTCGGCCGCCGGCGCCGCCCCCCCGGCCGGGCCGCAGACCCCCCAGCTCGGCTACTACAACCCCTTCTACTTCCTGAGCGCCGCGGCCGCGGGGCCCGAGCCGGGGGCGGCTCCCGGcgtccccacccctgcccccgtCGCGGGCCTGGGACCCCGGGCTCCTCACGGGCAGGCAGCCGTCCGGGCAGCCCCAGTGACGAGGGTAGGCTCCGCCGCCCCTTCGCGAGCCCCGAGCGAGACCGGGCAGCAGGCAG gcaGAGAGTATGTTATTCCGTCCTTGGCCCACAGATTTATGGCAGAGATGGTggatttctttattctcttctttataAAAGCAACCATTGTCTTAAGCATTATGCACCTCAGTGGAATAAA GGATATCTCTAAGTTTGCTATGCACTATATAATAGAAGAAATAGACGAGGACACGTCAATGGAAGACTTGCAGAAAATGATGGCTGTGGCTCTTGTATACAGATTATTAGTTTGTTTCTATGAG ATAATTTGCATTTGGGGAGCAGGTGGAGCTACCCCAGGGAAGTTCCTGCTAGGGCTTCGAGTTGTGACATGTGACACATCAGTGCTTATTGCACCAAGTCGGGTTTTAGTGATCCCTTCCTCAAATGTTAGCATTACAAC gTCCACTATACGAGCTTTGATCAAGAATTTTTCTATTGcttcttttttccctgctttcatcacACTGCTGTTTTTTCAGCATAATCGAACAGCCTATGACATTGTAGCAGGAACCATTGTGGTAAAAAGAAATGGGGTCAGATGA
- the FAM8A1 gene encoding protein FAM8A1 isoform X2 codes for MAEGPEEARGRPPGQDDGGGDPEPVPSLRGPPAAAAPRPRDGSQAEPQVPGRPPALGLAPAAAAAEESQPPREPGKRGEAASSPGAGPQEPAGCEAPEAAAPRERPARLSAREYSRQVHEWLWQSYCGYLTWHSGLAALPAYCSPQPPTPSCLSAAGAAPPAGPQTPQLGYYNPFYFLSAAAAGPEPGAAPGVPTPAPVAGLGPRAPHGQAAVRAAPVTRVGSAAPSRAPSETGQQAGREYVIPSLAHRFMAEMVDFFILFFIKATIVLSIMHLSGIKDISKFAMHYIIEEIDEDTSMEDLQKMMAVALVYRLLVCFYEVHYTSFDQEFFYCFFFPCFHHTAVFSA; via the exons ATGGCAGAGGGGCCAGAGGAAGCCCGAGGCCGCCCTCCCGGGCAGGACGACGGCGGAGGGGACCCCGAGCCCGTCCCTTCCCTGAGAGGCCCTCCTGCCGCCGCCGCCCCACGCCCCCGGGACGGGTCGCAGGCCGAGCCCCAGGTCCCGGGCCGGCCCCCCGCCCTGGGCCTCGCGCCCGCTGCGGCCGCCGCCGAGGAGTCGCAGCCGCCGCGCGAGCCCGGGAAGCGGGGGGAGGCGGCCTCCAGCCCCGGTGCGGGGCCGCAGGAGCCGGCGGGCTGCGAGGCGCCCGAGGCCGCGGCGCCCCGGGAGAGGCCGGCGCGGCTGAGCGCCCGCGAGTACTCCCGGCAGGTGCACGAGTGGCTGTGGCAGTCCTACTGCGGCTACCTCACCTGGCACAGCGGCCTGGCCGCCCTGCCCGCCTACTGCAGCCCCCAGCCGCCCACGCCGAGCTGCCTCTCGGCCGCCGGCGCCGCCCCCCCGGCCGGGCCGCAGACCCCCCAGCTCGGCTACTACAACCCCTTCTACTTCCTGAGCGCCGCGGCCGCGGGGCCCGAGCCGGGGGCGGCTCCCGGcgtccccacccctgcccccgtCGCGGGCCTGGGACCCCGGGCTCCTCACGGGCAGGCAGCCGTCCGGGCAGCCCCAGTGACGAGGGTAGGCTCCGCCGCCCCTTCGCGAGCCCCGAGCGAGACCGGGCAGCAGGCAG gcaGAGAGTATGTTATTCCGTCCTTGGCCCACAGATTTATGGCAGAGATGGTggatttctttattctcttctttataAAAGCAACCATTGTCTTAAGCATTATGCACCTCAGTGGAATAAA GGATATCTCTAAGTTTGCTATGCACTATATAATAGAAGAAATAGACGAGGACACGTCAATGGAAGACTTGCAGAAAATGATGGCTGTGGCTCTTGTATACAGATTATTAGTTTGTTTCTATGAG gTCCACTATACGAGCTTTGATCAAGAATTTTTCTATTGcttcttttttccctgctttcatcacACTGCTGTTTTTTCAGCATAA